One segment of Nostoc piscinale CENA21 DNA contains the following:
- a CDS encoding carbonic anhydrase, which translates to MSKIFNRRRLLQLLGMTAVGTSVSSCVTSSAAAATNWGYIGKQGPEYWGKLSPDFQLCYTGTRQTPINLQFDSVKSLDKNNQDLLIVKYQPAPLSLVNNGKTIQINYQPGSYIESDRQVYQLLQFHFHHPSEHHLNGEEYDMELHFVHRSQAGNLAVVGVFLKAGEFNPNLQTIWDGIPQTQGKENQLKDTIINAAEFLPTERRFLTYSGSLTTPPCSENVTWYIMETPVEVSSEQIAKFSQLFPHNARPIQPLNQRIVFESVNADQT; encoded by the coding sequence ATGAGTAAGATTTTCAACAGACGGCGACTACTACAATTACTTGGGATGACTGCTGTAGGAACTTCTGTTTCTAGCTGTGTAACTTCCTCAGCAGCAGCCGCAACAAATTGGGGATATATCGGCAAACAAGGGCCAGAATATTGGGGTAAGCTTTCACCAGATTTTCAACTTTGTTATACAGGTACAAGACAAACACCAATTAATTTACAATTTGATAGCGTCAAAAGTCTTGATAAAAATAATCAAGATTTATTAATAGTTAAATATCAGCCAGCGCCCTTAAGTTTAGTTAATAATGGTAAAACGATTCAAATTAACTATCAACCAGGAAGTTATATAGAAAGCGATCGCCAAGTTTATCAGCTGCTTCAGTTCCATTTCCACCACCCCAGCGAACACCACCTCAACGGCGAAGAATACGATATGGAACTGCATTTCGTTCACCGCAGTCAAGCAGGTAACTTAGCAGTAGTTGGCGTATTCTTAAAAGCAGGAGAGTTTAACCCCAATCTGCAAACAATTTGGGATGGTATACCCCAAACCCAGGGAAAAGAAAATCAGCTAAAAGATACCATCATCAACGCTGCTGAATTTTTACCAACAGAACGCAGATTTCTCACTTATTCTGGTTCCCTCACCACCCCACCCTGTTCCGAAAATGTGACATGGTACATCATGGAAACTCCCGTTGAGGTATCCAGTGAACAGATAGCTAAATTTTCCCAGCTATTTCCCCATAACGCACGTCCAATTCAGCCGTTAAACCAGCGCATAGTTTTTGAGAGTGTTAATGCTGATCAAACTTAA
- a CDS encoding DUF3285 domain-containing protein gives MSDSPSTEPQPSYVKLAMRNMVRKGGTSIKHFLLSTVGLLAVLIGLAYLTR, from the coding sequence ATGAGTGACTCTCCCTCAACGGAACCCCAACCAAGCTATGTCAAACTTGCTATGCGGAATATGGTACGCAAGGGTGGCACTTCCATAAAACATTTTTTGTTATCTACTGTGGGGCTATTAGCTGTTTTAATTGGTCTTGCTTACTTAACCCGTTAA
- a CDS encoding anthranilate synthase component II: MIVVIDNYDSFTYNLVQYLGELAAEFPVASDIQVFRNDKITIEEIQDLQPDLVVISPGPGRPEDAGISLDLIEKLGPSLPILGVCLGHQSIGQVFGGKIVSAPELMHGKTSQVTHTDMGVFQGIENPMTATRYHSLVIDRETCPEVLEITAWVEDGTIMGVRHRNYPHIQGVQFHPESVLTSSGKQLLRNFLEQLPTRE; encoded by the coding sequence GTGATTGTAGTCATTGATAATTACGACAGTTTCACATACAATTTGGTGCAGTACTTGGGAGAACTAGCAGCAGAGTTCCCTGTAGCATCAGACATTCAAGTTTTTCGCAACGATAAAATCACTATAGAAGAAATCCAAGATTTACAGCCCGACCTTGTAGTAATTTCACCTGGGCCTGGTCGTCCAGAAGATGCGGGTATATCGCTGGATTTGATTGAAAAACTCGGCCCCAGCTTGCCAATTTTAGGTGTGTGCTTGGGGCATCAAAGTATTGGTCAAGTATTTGGTGGTAAAATCGTCTCTGCTCCAGAGTTAATGCACGGCAAAACTTCCCAGGTAACGCACACTGATATGGGAGTTTTTCAAGGAATAGAAAATCCGATGACCGCCACCAGATATCATAGTTTGGTGATTGACCGCGAAACTTGCCCGGAAGTGTTAGAAATCACTGCTTGGGTTGAAGATGGCACAATTATGGGAGTGCGCCATCGGAACTATCCTCACATCCAAGGAGTCCAGTTTCACCCAGAAAGTGTGCTAACTTCTTCAGGAAAACAGTTATTGCGAAACTTTCTGGAACAATTACCGACGAGAGAGTGA
- the ybeY gene encoding rRNA maturation RNase YbeY, translating to MVQVELNLQDIFSESSPEVAVNVEAETWENWFYRWLENLQSDLPPAPSYEIGLRLTDDAEIQSLNAQYRHQDKPTDVLAFAALETDFPDCAEMEGEPVYLGDIVISVTTAQRQAQRQEHSLKTELAWLAAHGLLHLLGWDHPDDESLMQMLKQQVIILETVGIDIDIEY from the coding sequence TTGGTACAAGTTGAACTAAATTTGCAAGATATTTTTTCTGAGTCTTCCCCCGAAGTAGCTGTCAATGTTGAGGCTGAAACTTGGGAGAACTGGTTTTATCGCTGGTTAGAAAATCTTCAATCTGATTTACCGCCAGCGCCAAGCTATGAAATAGGGCTGCGCTTAACAGACGATGCAGAAATTCAATCATTAAATGCTCAATACCGACATCAAGATAAACCTACAGATGTGTTAGCCTTCGCTGCATTAGAAACGGATTTTCCAGACTGTGCGGAAATGGAGGGTGAACCTGTGTATTTAGGTGATATTGTGATTTCGGTAACTACCGCCCAACGCCAAGCCCAACGACAAGAGCATAGTTTAAAAACTGAGTTAGCTTGGTTAGCTGCTCATGGGCTATTACACCTTTTGGGCTGGGATCATCCTGATGATGAGAGTTTAATGCAAATGCTAAAGCAGCAGGTAATAATACTGGAGACAGTTGGTATTGATATTGACATAGAATATTAA
- a CDS encoding hydroxysqualene dehydroxylase has protein sequence MVVVGAGWAGLGATYHLAKQGYNVTLLEAGPYPGGLVAGWKTPGGKSVEAGIHGFWYPYRNIFALINELDINPFTTWTRSAQYSPAGLEVESPIFQELPQLPAPLGTFLYTYFQRLPLIDRLSALPLLYAVVDFDNSDAAWRRYDSVTARELFKDFGVSARLYRDAFEPMLLVGLFAPGEQCSAAATLGMLYYFILAHQPNFDVVWCRGTVGEKIFRPWVEKIEKAGGKVLAKHRVTDLIIDDQNRATGVVCGDQVFNADAVVFAVGVTGMKKIVSSSPSLQSREEFRNLNNLGAIDVLATRLWFDRKIDIPRPSNACFGFDVTTGWTFFDLNALHDEYHNEPGTVIEADFYHANQFLGLSDEEIIPIVQNYLATCVPAFKQAKVIDSSVIRLPNAVTHFAPGSYRYMLPARTSFANVFMSGDWIINRHGSWSQEKAYVTGLEAANFVMSYLGNGQPAEILPVHEDEVHIKIGRSLNENVRNLSKSILPNFWLP, from the coding sequence GTGGTAGTCGTCGGTGCTGGTTGGGCTGGTTTAGGCGCAACCTACCATTTAGCCAAGCAAGGATACAATGTGACACTTCTCGAAGCAGGCCCCTATCCTGGCGGACTTGTTGCAGGCTGGAAAACTCCAGGTGGTAAATCTGTGGAAGCGGGGATTCATGGTTTTTGGTATCCTTACAGAAATATTTTTGCCCTGATTAACGAATTAGATATTAACCCCTTCACTACCTGGACTCGTTCAGCCCAATATTCACCCGCCGGCTTAGAAGTAGAATCACCAATTTTTCAAGAATTACCCCAACTACCCGCACCTCTAGGCACATTTCTCTACACGTACTTTCAGCGATTGCCATTAATTGACCGTCTCAGCGCCTTACCATTACTGTATGCTGTGGTTGATTTTGATAATTCTGATGCAGCTTGGCGGCGTTATGATTCTGTTACGGCGCGGGAATTGTTCAAAGATTTTGGTGTATCTGCCAGACTTTATCGTGATGCCTTTGAGCCGATGTTGTTGGTAGGTTTGTTTGCCCCTGGTGAACAATGTTCTGCCGCCGCCACATTAGGAATGCTTTATTATTTTATTTTGGCGCATCAGCCGAATTTTGATGTGGTTTGGTGTCGCGGAACTGTAGGCGAAAAAATCTTCCGTCCTTGGGTGGAAAAAATTGAAAAAGCTGGCGGTAAAGTATTAGCAAAACATCGTGTAACTGACTTAATTATTGATGATCAAAATCGCGCCACGGGTGTAGTTTGTGGTGATCAAGTCTTTAATGCTGATGCTGTAGTTTTTGCGGTTGGGGTAACTGGAATGAAGAAAATTGTTTCTTCCAGCCCTAGTTTGCAAAGTCGAGAAGAATTTCGGAATCTGAATAATTTAGGCGCAATTGATGTTTTAGCAACACGGTTATGGTTTGACCGGAAAATTGATATTCCCCGTCCTTCTAATGCTTGCTTTGGTTTTGATGTAACTACTGGATGGACATTTTTTGATTTGAATGCTTTGCATGATGAATATCATAATGAACCAGGAACAGTCATTGAAGCTGATTTTTATCATGCTAATCAGTTCCTCGGTTTGAGTGATGAAGAAATAATTCCAATTGTGCAGAATTATTTAGCAACTTGTGTACCAGCATTCAAACAAGCGAAAGTAATTGATAGCAGTGTAATTCGTTTACCAAATGCGGTAACGCACTTTGCACCAGGTAGTTATCGTTATATGTTGCCAGCTAGGACAAGTTTTGCCAATGTATTTATGAGTGGTGATTGGATTATTAACCGTCACGGTTCATGGTCGCAAGAAAAAGCTTATGTGACAGGTTTAGAAGCAGCGAATTTTGTTATGTCCTATTTAGGAAATGGTCAACCTGCTGAGATTTTACCTGTACATGAAGATGAAGTACATATCAAAATTGGGCGATCGCTCAACGAAAATGTACGTAATTTAAGTAAGTCTATCTTGCCTAATTTCTGGTTACCCTAG
- a CDS encoding YdeI/OmpD-associated family protein: protein MPKFEEQLEFIYASDRSQWREWLAKNHLTSPGIWLVYYKVKSGQPSVRYSEAVQEALCFGWIDSKVKSLDENRYQQIFTPRKPKSVWSKLNKQYIEELIAAGLMAESGLAKIADAKKDGSWTSLDAIEALIIPLDLQQALAANSWANLNFAAFSNSTKKNILFWIENAKRPETRLKRIEQTVTSAAQNRNPLSR, encoded by the coding sequence ATGCCAAAATTTGAGGAACAATTAGAATTTATTTATGCCAGCGATCGCAGCCAATGGCGCGAGTGGTTAGCCAAAAACCATCTCACTTCCCCTGGTATCTGGTTAGTTTATTACAAAGTCAAAAGTGGTCAACCAAGCGTTAGATATAGCGAAGCAGTTCAAGAAGCTTTATGTTTTGGGTGGATTGACAGTAAAGTTAAGTCTTTAGATGAAAACCGCTATCAGCAAATTTTTACGCCCCGCAAACCCAAAAGCGTTTGGTCAAAATTAAATAAGCAATATATTGAAGAGTTAATTGCAGCAGGTTTAATGGCAGAATCTGGTCTTGCTAAAATTGCCGATGCGAAAAAAGATGGCTCATGGACTTCTTTAGATGCGATCGAAGCATTAATCATTCCCCTAGATTTGCAACAAGCTTTAGCAGCCAACTCTTGGGCTAACCTAAATTTTGCAGCCTTTAGTAATTCCACCAAGAAAAACATTCTTTTTTGGATTGAAAATGCTAAACGTCCAGAAACTAGGTTAAAGAGAATTGAGCAAACCGTAACTTCAGCCGCGCAAAACAGAAATCCATTGAGCCGTTAG
- a CDS encoding orange carotenoid protein N-terminal domain-containing protein — translation MTYATDESTRQAVKQFRQFDVDTQLALLWFGYLDIKDEILPSGNDNAEIDTANAVYDQILALPKEQQLQAQRDIAGCANSDISRAYTALHSSGKLELWLRLAQGMESNQIITVPSDYELPEETNDFVENIEKLDLEKRIDFMRSVVLEMGAKQ, via the coding sequence ATGACTTACGCAACCGACGAAAGCACTAGACAAGCTGTAAAACAATTTCGCCAGTTTGATGTTGATACTCAATTGGCTTTATTGTGGTTCGGCTATCTTGATATCAAAGATGAAATACTTCCTTCGGGAAACGATAACGCTGAAATAGATACAGCTAACGCGGTGTATGATCAAATCCTAGCTTTACCCAAAGAACAGCAATTACAAGCGCAGCGTGATATTGCTGGCTGTGCGAACAGTGATATTAGCCGTGCTTACACTGCCTTACATTCTAGTGGAAAGTTGGAATTGTGGTTACGTTTAGCACAAGGTATGGAAAGTAATCAGATTATTACTGTACCTTCTGACTATGAATTACCTGAAGAAACAAATGACTTTGTAGAAAATATTGAAAAATTAGATTTGGAGAAGCGCATTGATTTTATGCGTAGTGTTGTACTAGAAATGGGTGCAAAGCAATAA
- a CDS encoding Uma2 family endonuclease, with the protein MVQSSNQRLTLEEFLALPEGDITYEFVNGEAVPKYKDDEMSPKFFHGSTTGALFIILSLWAEKKGRVVVEWAVKLTRNQQDWIPVPDLTYISYNRLAADWLQDEACPVAPELVIEIISPGQTFGDMAEKATDYLKAGVSRVWIVDTKARTITVFAPASLPITYRHHQVITDDLLPELEISPNAIFQRAGLNP; encoded by the coding sequence ATGGTTCAGTCTTCTAATCAACGGCTGACTCTGGAAGAGTTTCTCGCACTTCCTGAAGGTGATATCACATACGAATTTGTTAACGGTGAAGCTGTTCCTAAATATAAAGACGATGAAATGTCACCGAAATTTTTTCATGGCTCGACTACTGGTGCTTTATTTATAATATTGTCTTTATGGGCAGAAAAAAAAGGGCGAGTAGTAGTTGAGTGGGCAGTCAAATTAACCCGAAATCAACAAGATTGGATACCCGTTCCTGATTTGACATATATTTCTTATAACCGCCTTGCGGCTGATTGGTTGCAAGATGAAGCTTGTCCCGTTGCACCCGAATTAGTAATTGAAATTATCTCACCCGGACAAACTTTTGGAGACATGGCCGAAAAAGCCACAGATTATCTCAAAGCAGGTGTTTCGCGGGTTTGGATAGTTGATACAAAAGCTAGAACCATTACTGTATTTGCCCCAGCTTCCTTACCTATCACATATCGTCATCATCAAGTAATTACTGATGACTTGTTGCCAGAGTTAGAAATTAGCCCTAACGCTATCTTTCAACGTGCAGGCTTAAATCCCTAA
- a CDS encoding diacylglycerol kinase family protein produces MSQQVSPPPPNKLSSLITKEREFSWQVAANLFVSFKYAWAGITYSFQTQRNFRIHVSFCALAIALSLFLHLSPVEIAVIGITSGLVLALELLNTAIESLVDLTVKQTYHELAKVAKDCAAGAVLVSALVAILVGCTLLLPPLVILIMSKF; encoded by the coding sequence ATGTCCCAACAAGTTTCTCCTCCACCGCCAAACAAGCTATCATCACTGATCACTAAGGAAAGGGAATTCTCGTGGCAAGTTGCTGCTAATTTATTTGTGAGCTTTAAGTATGCTTGGGCTGGTATTACTTACAGTTTTCAGACTCAACGTAATTTTCGCATTCATGTGAGTTTTTGTGCTTTGGCGATCGCTTTAAGCTTATTCTTGCATTTGTCACCTGTGGAAATCGCTGTCATTGGGATTACTAGTGGCTTAGTTCTCGCACTAGAACTACTAAACACTGCGATCGAATCGTTGGTAGATTTAACAGTAAAGCAGACATACCACGAATTAGCCAAAGTTGCCAAAGATTGTGCGGCGGGCGCGGTGCTGGTTTCTGCTTTAGTCGCTATCTTGGTCGGTTGTACCTTATTACTACCGCCATTAGTCATATTAATTATGTCCAAGTTTTAA
- a CDS encoding Bax inhibitor-1 family protein has protein sequence MSNTSNFREAIRDARTQALIGPNVIANALPYVGGGLVLTALGTYGGLGIIRTNPEIFFPTFIGAVILELILFFVAQNVAEKGNKAIALPLLATYSLLSGYTLSGLVFVALRTQGVGIQGIGLAALGCGVTFIVARQVGSNLSEQDGIALTKTISLGVIALIVVCAVQFLFALFGVYTPTWLEIGISGLGVFLFVGVSVVDFYILPRTYRNDQYLPAALSMYLTYINLFVFILRLLIALNGRD, from the coding sequence ATGAGCAATACAAGTAACTTTCGTGAAGCTATCCGAGACGCTAGAACCCAAGCCCTCATCGGCCCAAATGTAATTGCGAATGCCTTACCTTACGTTGGTGGTGGTCTTGTTCTCACTGCCTTGGGAACCTACGGTGGTTTAGGCATTATCCGTACTAACCCTGAAATATTCTTCCCTACTTTTATTGGTGCAGTAATTCTAGAATTAATTCTGTTCTTTGTTGCCCAAAATGTTGCTGAAAAAGGCAATAAAGCTATTGCCCTGCCTTTATTGGCAACTTACAGCCTTTTGTCTGGTTATACTCTCAGTGGTTTAGTATTTGTCGCCTTAAGAACCCAAGGTGTCGGCATTCAAGGCATTGGTTTAGCCGCCCTTGGTTGCGGTGTCACCTTTATTGTTGCCCGTCAAGTTGGTTCAAATTTGTCTGAACAAGACGGAATAGCTTTGACAAAAACCATCAGTCTCGGTGTTATCGCCTTGATTGTGGTTTGTGCAGTGCAATTTCTCTTTGCTTTGTTTGGTGTTTATACCCCAACTTGGCTAGAAATCGGCATTTCTGGTTTAGGCGTGTTTTTATTTGTGGGAGTATCTGTCGTAGATTTCTACATCCTGCCCCGTACTTACCGTAACGACCAATACTTACCTGCGGCTTTATCGATGTATTTGACTTACATCAACTTGTTTGTCTTTATCCTACGGTTACTGATTGCCCTCAATGGCCGTGATTAA
- a CDS encoding protein kinase domain-containing protein, producing the protein MKVYCTNPNCRTPENDLPDEFRYAKGKQKFCSNCGMRLVLKTRYLALEQIGSGGFGRTFRAWDSHLEHECLIKQLRLTNISNAPWTPEQLQYIQNSFKREAQILRKLNHSQIPRLLDFFEISAPNLEESEQALESPQTVFYLVQDYIRGSNLRKIKNTQWSEDEVVNFLRQILPVLDYIHSQQTMMLIHRDIKPENIILEERGVPYLIDFGAVKQAIAGVPAEQSIAISTPGYASPEQRAGLAVSPSSDLYSLAATCVCLLTFKTPENLRIGDIWSWRRYVNVSDRLATILDTMLAAEIGYRFQSARQVMAVLDNATISAPTPLPESSFNTQPPPLLISEQPVQIPSQNSSPSKPQNLSLPEQPAQPVSQNSSLKPVTLWTKLMMGGLGSVILGLAVWAYFVLKPTSLCIDDPLFSCGEKSLLQPESTQPILGQRNFNKGTAAFKKGEYDLAIENFSNYLKNYPNSPEIRIYLNNAIAAKNGKFIKVAICVPILPNNGVGIENYLRGVAVVQDEINTQPQNKINGKLLFIQICNDEQSPDTARLVAEKIVKDESILGVIGHYYSLMTWEAGKIYAAPKLGDNKLVSISPTSTAIRGIKFNKREILDINNYVFRVSPIDSHFAKALANYSLKQKRKKIAIFFNHLDPYSFSFGQEFKKAISPQVSIVTECDFAEYQINNPIVMTQCLQEANSKQADTIFFTN; encoded by the coding sequence ATGAAAGTTTACTGTACAAATCCTAACTGCCGCACCCCAGAAAACGATCTTCCTGATGAATTTCGTTACGCCAAAGGTAAACAAAAATTTTGTAGTAATTGTGGAATGCGACTTGTTTTAAAGACGCGTTACTTAGCTTTAGAACAAATCGGTAGTGGAGGATTTGGTCGAACGTTTCGTGCCTGGGATTCTCATTTAGAACATGAATGTTTAATTAAGCAATTACGACTTACAAATATTTCTAATGCACCTTGGACACCTGAACAGTTGCAATATATCCAAAATTCTTTTAAAAGGGAAGCACAAATTTTACGTAAGCTAAATCATTCACAAATACCTAGATTATTAGACTTCTTTGAAATTTCTGCTCCCAATTTAGAAGAATCTGAGCAAGCATTAGAATCACCACAAACAGTATTTTATTTAGTACAAGATTATATTCGCGGTAGTAATCTTAGAAAAATAAAAAACACACAATGGTCAGAAGATGAAGTTGTTAATTTTTTGCGGCAAATTTTGCCAGTTTTAGATTACATTCATAGTCAACAAACTATGATGTTAATTCATAGGGATATTAAACCAGAAAATATTATTCTGGAAGAAAGAGGCGTACCTTATCTTATAGATTTTGGGGCTGTAAAACAAGCGATCGCAGGTGTACCCGCAGAACAATCTATTGCTATATCAACTCCTGGATACGCCTCACCAGAACAACGAGCAGGTTTAGCTGTCTCTCCATCTTCAGATTTATATTCTCTCGCTGCAACTTGTGTTTGTTTACTCACATTCAAAACTCCAGAAAACCTGCGAATTGGCGATATATGGAGTTGGCGAAGATATGTTAATGTTAGTGACCGACTAGCGACAATTTTAGATACTATGCTGGCGGCTGAAATCGGTTATCGTTTCCAGTCAGCGCGTCAAGTAATGGCAGTATTAGATAATGCCACAATATCTGCACCAACACCGCTACCAGAATCTAGTTTTAATACTCAACCTCCGCCTTTATTGATATCAGAGCAGCCTGTACAAATACCTTCTCAAAATTCATCACCAAGCAAACCTCAAAATTTATCGCTACCAGAACAGCCTGCACAACCAGTATCCCAAAATTCATCATTGAAACCTGTAACATTATGGACAAAATTAATGATGGGAGGTTTAGGAAGTGTAATTTTAGGATTGGCTGTTTGGGCGTATTTTGTCTTGAAGCCTACATCGCTTTGTATTGACGATCCTCTATTTAGTTGTGGAGAAAAATCTCTTTTACAACCTGAATCTACTCAACCTATTTTGGGACAAAGAAATTTTAATAAAGGAACGGCAGCTTTTAAAAAAGGAGAATATGATTTAGCGATTGAGAACTTTTCTAATTATCTTAAAAATTATCCAAATAGTCCAGAAATCAGGATTTATTTAAATAATGCGATCGCAGCTAAAAATGGTAAGTTTATTAAAGTCGCAATATGTGTGCCAATTCTCCCAAATAATGGTGTAGGCATAGAAAATTATTTGCGCGGAGTTGCTGTTGTTCAAGACGAAATTAATACACAACCTCAAAACAAAATTAACGGAAAATTATTATTCATTCAAATTTGTAATGATGAACAAAGTCCAGATACTGCTCGATTAGTTGCGGAGAAAATTGTCAAGGATGAAAGCATATTGGGTGTTATCGGTCATTACTATAGCTTAATGACTTGGGAAGCAGGCAAAATTTACGCCGCTCCAAAACTAGGAGATAACAAATTAGTGAGTATTTCTCCTACTAGCACTGCAATTAGAGGCATCAAATTTAACAAAAGAGAAATTTTAGATATTAATAACTATGTCTTTCGAGTATCTCCCATTGACTCACATTTTGCTAAAGCTTTAGCTAATTATAGCTTGAAACAAAAACGTAAGAAAATTGCTATCTTTTTTAATCATTTAGATCCTTATAGTTTTTCTTTTGGCCAAGAATTTAAAAAGGCAATTTCTCCACAGGTAAGCATTGTAACAGAATGTGATTTTGCTGAATATCAAATTAATAATCCTATTGTTATGACACAATGTTTACAAGAAGCCAATAGTAAACAAGCTGATACAATTTTTTTTACCAATTAG
- a CDS encoding PCRF domain-containing protein (programmed frameshift), translating to MTLLSLKHEVERLSNILAKAEDCLDLQELSARIQKLDQLIIQPHFWENPEPAYQTLQEIEYIIYYRQKQYQQWRSTLEDIKVALELVEISADEQLLQEAKTNLAQLQKELETADIRQLLSEPYDKKGALLSITAESHDANAQKWLYTLFQIYYNWAKKQNYHITPIEESCGNGGIISASWEITGRYAYGCLKSELGIHQLQRILPFDTSGNLQISLARVEVFPILDESSELEIPQKHLEIALPRNQGNRNRAEVWVRVVHLPTRITVFCEYERSQLANKKKAFDVLKSKLAAIALAQGVNSIAEIQPQRIKDLSNNIIREYILHPYTQVKDLRTNAETTAVTEVFNGEINLFIKAYLQQNVRTSYHFTKNLIPM from the exons CTGACACTCTTAAGTCTCAAACACGAAGTAGAAAGGTTGTCGAATATCTTAGCTAAGGCTGAGGATTGTCTT GACCTGCAAGAACTAAGTGCCAGAATTCAAAAGTTAGATCAATTAATTATCCAACCACATTTTTGGGAAAATCCAGAGCCTGCCTATCAAACACTTCAAGAAATTGAGTACATCATATATTACAGGCAGAAACAATATCAGCAATGGCGTTCCACATTAGAAGATATCAAGGTTGCTTTAGAATTAGTCGAAATATCAGCAGATGAGCAATTGTTACAAGAAGCAAAAACTAACCTTGCTCAACTTCAGAAAGAACTCGAAACAGCAGACATCAGACAATTACTATCTGAACCCTATGACAAAAAAGGCGCACTGCTGAGTATTACGGCTGAATCTCATGATGCAAATGCTCAGAAATGGTTGTACACTTTGTTCCAGATTTACTATAACTGGGCGAAAAAGCAAAATTACCACATAACTCCGATAGAAGAATCTTGTGGTAATGGTGGCATTATATCGGCTAGTTGGGAAATTACAGGGCGTTACGCCTATGGTTGTCTGAAATCAGAATTGGGAATACATCAACTCCAACGAATATTGCCTTTTGATACTAGCGGGAATTTACAGATAAGTCTGGCTAGAGTGGAAGTATTTCCCATCTTAGATGAATCCTCGGAACTTGAAATACCACAGAAGCATTTAGAAATTGCTCTGCCTCGTAATCAGGGAAATAGAAACCGTGCAGAAGTATGGGTGAGAGTTGTTCATCTTCCTACTAGGATAACTGTATTTTGTGAGTACGAACGCAGTCAGTTGGCAAACAAAAAGAAAGCCTTTGATGTTCTTAAGAGTAAACTAGCTGCGATCGCATTAGCTCAAGGTGTAAATTCAATTGCTGAAATTCAACCTCAGCGAATCAAAGATTTATCCAACAACATCATCCGTGAATATATCTTGCATCCTTATACCCAGGTGAAGGATTTACGCACCAATGCGGAGACAACTGCTGTCACAGAAGTTTTTAACGGTGAAATTAACTTATTCATCAAAGCTTATTTGCAACAAAATGTCCGCACCTCATACCATTTCACGAAAAATTTGATACCGATGTAA